Proteins from a single region of Candidatus Bathyarchaeota archaeon:
- a CDS encoding nucleotide sugar dehydrogenase — MKISIIGSGIVGQATGIGFTTNGNRVKFYDIDKGKLLALKSKGYDTTDNLVDAVNFSDILFVCVPTPTVGRKIDYRYIYDCTKTIANALEEAQKYTVVTYRSTIPPQTTRTNLIPLLETYSNLKAGADFGVCMNPEFLREKSAQEDFLNPNRIVVGALDERSGVPLRKIYSSFKCPIIFTDLDTAEMIKYASNTFLAAKISFFNEIYLICQKLNINPKIVATAAALDPRIGSYGVDGGKPFGGMCLPKDLYAFIYFTKSMGLNPAMLQAIAKVNEEIGLYCSTKQEPQIEVRLPQTCSS, encoded by the coding sequence TTGAAAATTTCGATTATTGGTTCAGGTATTGTTGGACAAGCTACTGGTATAGGATTTACCACCAATGGCAACAGAGTAAAATTTTACGACATTGATAAGGGCAAGTTGTTAGCTCTGAAAAGTAAAGGCTACGATACAACCGATAATTTGGTTGACGCTGTTAATTTTTCGGATATACTTTTTGTTTGTGTGCCGACGCCAACAGTTGGCAGAAAGATTGATTACAGGTACATTTATGACTGCACAAAAACAATAGCTAATGCACTCGAAGAAGCACAAAAATACACAGTGGTTACTTATCGTAGTACCATTCCTCCTCAGACAACAAGAACTAACTTAATTCCGTTGCTTGAAACTTATTCTAATCTAAAAGCAGGCGCTGATTTTGGCGTCTGTATGAACCCAGAATTTCTCAGAGAAAAAAGCGCTCAAGAAGACTTTCTCAATCCTAACAGGATAGTCGTGGGCGCCTTAGATGAAAGGTCAGGTGTTCCTCTACGGAAAATTTATTCTTCTTTTAAATGCCCCATCATTTTCACGGATTTAGATACAGCTGAGATGATAAAATATGCTTCCAACACGTTTCTCGCAGCTAAAATTTCTTTCTTTAACGAGATTTACCTAATTTGCCAGAAATTAAATATAAACCCCAAAATTGTGGCAACCGCGGCTGCCCTTGACCCGAGAATAGGTAGCTATGGTGTGGATGGAGGAAAACCGTTTGGTGGAATGTGTTTACCCAAGGACCTCTATGCTTTCATTTACTTTACTAAGTCTATGGGGCTCAATCCAGCTATGTTACAAGCTATCGCTAAAGTTAACGAGGAAATTGGTCTTTACTGTTCAACCAAACAGGAACCGCAAATAGAAGTGAGGCTACCGCAAACTTGCTCGTCTTAG
- a CDS encoding glycosyltransferase — translation MANVSIIVSTFNEAKVIERKIKNISQLNYPKDLLEVVVYDDNSTDDTSTIAEITLKETRLHGTVIHSPSRLGLNRSLNTAIDKAKNNIICITDSDVLLDKDALINAVNVLQECENAGGVTGHIQPVFEGRGVAQTSESSYRDFYHISMLAESSLHSAFPGNGPLIVYDKSKVPSKIPNDYGSTDANIAMNIIRHGLRFLYVPNSIVYEPSPENLGDHQLQKIRRAKRLLQVFLRNYDVALTIKYGSFGHTIFPLKLLMHALCPLLLLTGLVLIGLYVALAQNIFLYALAGAILTGTLVLSIAFKRFGSLLSSFILHQCYLVIGLLSSHRKSVYWKTIDRKTKIKF, via the coding sequence TTGGCGAATGTTTCGATAATAGTCTCAACTTTCAATGAAGCCAAAGTGATTGAAAGAAAAATCAAAAACATTTCTCAACTTAACTATCCAAAAGATTTGCTTGAAGTAGTTGTTTATGATGATAATTCGACGGATGACACTAGTACAATCGCAGAAATAACCTTAAAAGAAACGAGGCTTCACGGAACTGTAATCCACAGCCCCAGCAGGTTGGGCTTAAACAGGTCACTTAATACTGCTATAGACAAAGCCAAAAACAACATAATTTGTATTACAGACTCCGATGTTTTGCTTGACAAGGATGCGCTAATTAACGCGGTGAACGTTCTGCAGGAGTGTGAAAATGCTGGGGGCGTTACTGGTCATATTCAACCAGTGTTTGAGGGCAGAGGTGTCGCTCAAACCTCTGAATCTTCGTACAGAGACTTTTATCATATTTCGATGCTGGCGGAAAGCTCGTTGCATTCTGCTTTTCCAGGCAATGGTCCATTAATTGTTTATGATAAGTCAAAAGTTCCCTCAAAAATCCCGAATGATTACGGCAGCACTGATGCTAACATCGCGATGAACATTATAAGACATGGGTTAAGATTCCTCTATGTTCCGAATTCAATAGTTTATGAGCCCTCGCCTGAGAATCTTGGGGACCATCAACTGCAAAAGATTCGACGTGCTAAGAGGTTGTTACAGGTATTCTTGAGGAATTACGATGTAGCTTTGACTATCAAGTATGGTAGTTTTGGGCACACAATTTTTCCGTTAAAACTGTTGATGCACGCCCTATGTCCTCTGTTATTACTTACAGGCTTAGTACTAATCGGTCTCTATGTTGCTTTAGCCCAAAACATTTTCCTTTACGCTTTAGCTGGCGCAATCTTAACTGGCACTTTAGTTCTATCGATAGCCTTTAAACGCTTTGGCAGTTTACTCTCAAGCTTTATACTTCACCAGTGCTATCTAGTAATTGGACTGCTTTCGTCACATAGAAAAAGTGTCTATTGGAAGACCATAGACCGAAAGACGAAAATTAAGTTTTAA
- a CDS encoding phenylacetate--CoA ligase family protein: MVNVLKILYFLRQANKRLYWDGDKLKRYQDKRFRSVVKYAYENVPFYHEYYKKYNIDINSIQRLEDLSKLPIVKKAEFKRQSLKQIVSGEYDLSKLKIVRTSGSTGTPFEVYINQTENAWRKAIYMRANIACGQKPRDRWVVLTSPTHFHDTTNFQRRIGIFAQNCISLFEPTDQKIQQVSEAKPDVLDGYSSSLVMLAKEVQKKNISSIKPHIVFGNAEFIDQNSRQCIEDAFGAPYCDQFGCAEIDRSAWQCLERQGYHMDVDSVITEFLDKDGAAVSAGERGEVAYTSLFNYVMPFIRYAIGDIGVPSDDICTCRRKLPLMKLVEGRLDSFLKFPNNRVLSPMIFNYAISTFNHYKDIDQFQIHQKKTDLINVNLKVKEFSINKDAFAVEFGRHLKKFFDLPDDVQFNISFVDEIPLSKTGKLRSIWSDIPNG, from the coding sequence ATGGTGAATGTACTAAAAATACTGTATTTTCTCAGGCAGGCGAATAAGCGACTTTACTGGGACGGCGACAAGCTCAAGCGTTATCAAGATAAACGCTTTCGCAGCGTAGTAAAATATGCATACGAAAACGTGCCGTTTTACCATGAATACTACAAGAAGTATAATATTGATATTAACAGTATTCAACGACTTGAAGACCTATCTAAACTGCCGATTGTTAAGAAAGCTGAGTTTAAGAGGCAGAGCCTTAAACAAATTGTATCTGGTGAATATGATCTCTCCAAGCTCAAGATAGTTCGAACAAGTGGGTCAACTGGAACCCCCTTTGAAGTTTACATTAACCAGACCGAGAATGCTTGGAGAAAAGCAATTTACATGCGAGCAAACATTGCTTGTGGGCAGAAACCAAGAGACCGTTGGGTCGTATTAACATCGCCTACTCATTTTCATGATACTACTAATTTTCAGCGCAGAATAGGTATTTTCGCTCAAAACTGCATTTCGCTCTTTGAACCAACAGATCAGAAAATTCAACAAGTAAGCGAGGCAAAACCCGATGTTTTGGATGGGTATTCAAGTTCGCTTGTTATGTTAGCTAAAGAAGTGCAGAAAAAAAATATTTCATCAATAAAACCACATATTGTATTCGGTAATGCTGAATTTATAGACCAAAACTCTAGGCAATGCATCGAAGATGCTTTTGGCGCACCTTATTGTGATCAGTTTGGCTGCGCAGAGATCGACAGGAGCGCTTGGCAATGCCTTGAGCGGCAAGGTTACCACATGGATGTTGACAGCGTCATAACAGAATTTTTGGATAAAGATGGCGCGGCAGTTTCAGCTGGAGAACGAGGCGAGGTGGCTTACACTAGCCTGTTTAATTATGTTATGCCTTTCATCAGGTACGCAATAGGTGACATCGGTGTACCTTCAGATGACATTTGCACATGCAGACGAAAGCTACCATTAATGAAGTTGGTTGAAGGTCGGCTGGATTCATTCCTCAAATTTCCCAACAACAGAGTGTTGTCTCCTATGATTTTCAACTATGCTATCAGCACGTTTAATCATTACAAAGACATTGACCAATTTCAAATACATCAAAAGAAAACTGACCTCATTAACGTTAACTTGAAGGTAAAAGAATTCTCCATAAACAAGGATGCGTTTGCTGTAGAATTTGGCCGTCACCTCAAGAAGTTCTTTGATTTACCCGACGATGTACAATTTAACATTTCTTTTGTGGATGAAATACCGCTGTCAAAAACTGGAAAATTGCGGTCAATTTGGTCTGATATACCAAATGGTTAG